In one window of Excalfactoria chinensis isolate bCotChi1 chromosome 29, bCotChi1.hap2, whole genome shotgun sequence DNA:
- the LOC140263361 gene encoding butyrophilin subfamily 1 member A1-like: MPKIISILKNSGVTWDFSKCNTTKVSKKEMMDMNSQSLTAPQKYKASPVDVTLNADTAHPRLEVSEDGKSVNDTGVIRKVPDREERFDSHLFVLAKEGYTSGRRYWEVDVGRRKNWILGVASESVARKGIVALSPKNGFWVIALADGEEYWAYTDPWTRLTVRGRPQKIGIFLNISAKKLSFYNVKKKTDLYTFNIGRSVQGRKFVPFFSTGSGVSVLDTEPLKIVQGFDDDDD, encoded by the exons ATGCCAAAGATCATCTCCATTTTGAAGAACAGTGGAGTGACTTGG GATTTTTCAAAATGCAACACAACAAAGGTAAGCAAAAAGGAGATGATGGACATGAATTCTCAGAGCCTGACTGCACCTCAGAAATACAAAGCCAGCCCAG TTGATGTCACCCTGAATGCTGACACGGCTCACCCCAGACTGGAAGTGTCTGAAGATGGGAAGAGTGTGAATGACACCGGTGTGATCAGAAAGGTACCCGACAGGGAGGAGAGATTTGATTCCCACCTTTTCGTGTTGGCAAAGGAAGGATACACATCTGGGAGACGCTACTGGGAAGTGGATgttggaaggagaaaaaactgGATCTTGGGTGTTGCTTCTGAATCAGTGGCTCGTAAAGGGATTGTGGCCCTGTCCCCAAAGAATGGCTTCTGGGTTATAGCCTTAGCAGATGGGGAAGAGTATTGGGCCTACACAGATCCTTGGACTCGTTTGACTGTGAGAGGCAGACCGCAGAAGATTGGGATCTTCCTGAACATCTCTGCCAAAAAACTCTCATTTTATaatgtcaaaaagaaaactgatttgtaCACTTTTAACATTGGCCGTAGCGTGCAGGGAAGGAAGTTTGTTCCCTTCTTCTCAACAGGTTCTGGTGTTTCAGTGCttgacactgagccattgaaAATCGTGCAAGGgtttgatgatgatgatgactgA